In Nostoc sp. UHCC 0926, a single genomic region encodes these proteins:
- a CDS encoding bifunctional diaminohydroxyphosphoribosylaminopyrimidine deaminase/5-amino-6-(5-phosphoribosylamino)uracil reductase RibD: MLAALAQSRKALPECLPNPPVGCVIVDAQEIVAQGYTRTPGKHHAEADALNQIRDKAFDFLKMYVTLEPCSFHGRTPACALAIAQDRRIHEIYVSIVDPDPRNNGQGLDILRNAGKTVNVGLCANDVNAFLNQYLIK, from the coding sequence ATGCTGGCTGCTTTAGCTCAAAGTAGAAAAGCTTTGCCGGAATGTTTGCCCAACCCACCAGTAGGCTGTGTGATCGTAGATGCCCAAGAGATAGTAGCTCAAGGATATACACGGACACCAGGAAAACACCATGCAGAGGCTGACGCACTTAACCAGATTCGAGACAAAGCTTTCGACTTCTTGAAAATGTATGTAACTCTTGAACCTTGTTCTTTTCATGGACGCACACCCGCATGTGCTTTAGCGATCGCTCAAGATCGGCGGATACATGAAATATATGTATCTATAGTTGATCCAGACCCCCGTAATAATGGTCAAGGATTAGACATTCTCAGAAACGCAGGAAAGACAGTTAATGTCGGGTTATGCGCCAATGATGTGAATGCTTTTCTTAATCAATATCTGATCAAGTGA
- a CDS encoding GumC family protein: MTMESLPNFEEVNIQKYLEVFQRRWLPLVGIVAISVTFGCLYAFSLKPSYKAEGSLMIKTNRSSSLTGLPEDIGRLEALNMNDNPLETQVKVIGSNPVIEKTINSLNLKDSQGKLLSIPSLAKQLKIEGIKGTDVVQLSYQGGDPELAAKIVNEVIDSYIDLNIKANQNEARTAKEVLVTEVPKAEEIVRRAESKLRLFKETNKVVVLEQEATAAVDTISKLGNQISQAQAQLDDVKGRLEQLGSEAQVDSQQGVVASELSQAPGVQKVLAQLQETESQLALERTRFEPEHPTITSLEEKVVALKSLLKQRTAQVAGTAQITEGSLQVGQLRQSLIADITRAQADRVGLERQIGTLLRQQDAYIKRANNLPRLEQNQRELERKLKAAQTTYETLLNKRQEIDIAQNQKIPNARVISYALIPEKGEGPRKILFIVGGGGIGLFLGIIVAFSLDLIDRSVKTVKEAKEVLKYSVLGVIPTQGRNGKDHSSIAGLDRAIPKIIGRDIPYFPLGNAYQILQVNLKFLRSDKPLKSIVVTSSVAKEGKSDVSANLAVTMAQAGRRVLLVDADMRHPIQHHIWGLTNTMGLSNVIVGQVSLDAAVQEVMPNLEVLTCGALPPNPVAMLDSQRMATLVSNFGRDYDFVIFDTPPLSGIADAAVLSTLTDGILLVVRPGVVDLNSANSAKEFLTQSGQKVLGIVINGVNTKNEPNNYFYDTKKRQIEQDLVSSSLTKFSKER; this comes from the coding sequence ATGACGATGGAATCTTTGCCCAACTTTGAAGAAGTAAATATTCAGAAATACTTAGAAGTTTTTCAACGCCGTTGGCTACCTCTAGTCGGAATTGTTGCCATATCTGTTACCTTTGGATGCTTGTATGCATTTTCACTAAAACCTTCATACAAGGCAGAAGGAAGTTTGATGATTAAAACAAATCGCTCTTCCTCACTCACAGGCTTACCAGAAGACATCGGACGCCTAGAAGCTTTGAATATGAACGACAATCCCCTGGAAACTCAGGTGAAAGTTATTGGATCAAATCCAGTAATTGAAAAAACAATTAATTCCCTCAACCTCAAAGATAGTCAAGGGAAACTGCTCTCGATTCCCAGTTTGGCAAAACAACTAAAAATAGAAGGAATCAAAGGCACTGATGTTGTACAACTTTCTTATCAAGGCGGTGATCCGGAACTGGCTGCCAAAATCGTCAATGAAGTTATCGACAGTTATATCGACCTAAATATCAAGGCTAATCAGAATGAAGCGCGGACAGCCAAAGAGGTTCTTGTAACCGAAGTACCCAAAGCTGAAGAAATTGTTAGAAGAGCCGAATCAAAACTGCGGCTATTTAAAGAAACGAATAAAGTTGTTGTCCTAGAACAAGAAGCAACCGCAGCAGTCGATACAATTTCCAAGTTAGGAAACCAAATTTCTCAAGCTCAAGCTCAACTAGATGATGTCAAAGGTCGTTTAGAACAGTTAGGCAGTGAAGCTCAGGTAGATTCACAGCAAGGTGTAGTCGCATCTGAATTGAGTCAAGCACCTGGAGTTCAAAAAGTGCTTGCCCAACTCCAAGAAACAGAAAGCCAACTGGCACTAGAGCGTACCCGTTTTGAACCTGAACACCCTACAATTACTAGCTTAGAAGAAAAAGTCGTAGCTCTTAAGAGCTTGCTAAAACAGCGGACAGCACAAGTCGCTGGTACAGCGCAGATAACAGAGGGAAGTTTACAGGTTGGACAACTGCGGCAAAGCCTAATTGCAGATATTACTCGTGCTCAGGCAGACCGCGTTGGTCTAGAGAGACAAATTGGCACACTCCTGCGACAGCAAGATGCTTACATCAAACGAGCAAATAATTTGCCAAGGCTAGAACAGAATCAACGAGAACTAGAACGGAAGCTGAAAGCAGCTCAAACAACTTACGAAACGCTCTTAAACAAACGCCAAGAAATTGATATTGCACAGAACCAAAAGATTCCTAATGCTCGTGTCATTTCCTATGCCTTAATCCCGGAAAAAGGAGAAGGACCTCGCAAAATCCTGTTTATTGTTGGTGGAGGAGGAATTGGTCTTTTCTTAGGTATCATTGTCGCCTTTAGTTTAGACTTGATAGACCGCTCGGTGAAAACTGTCAAAGAAGCCAAAGAAGTCTTGAAATACAGTGTTTTGGGAGTAATTCCCACACAAGGTAGAAATGGTAAAGATCATTCTTCTATAGCAGGACTTGATAGAGCTATTCCCAAAATCATTGGCAGAGATATTCCTTACTTCCCTCTTGGTAACGCATACCAAATACTACAAGTGAACTTGAAGTTCCTCCGTTCTGATAAACCGCTCAAAAGCATTGTAGTTACAAGTTCCGTTGCCAAAGAAGGAAAGTCTGACGTATCTGCAAATTTAGCTGTAACTATGGCTCAGGCGGGGCGTCGGGTGTTATTGGTGGATGCAGATATGCGTCATCCCATACAGCATCATATCTGGGGGCTAACAAATACAATGGGACTAAGTAATGTCATTGTCGGTCAAGTTTCTTTAGATGCAGCTGTGCAAGAAGTAATGCCTAATCTTGAGGTTCTTACTTGCGGAGCTTTGCCTCCCAATCCAGTAGCAATGCTAGATTCTCAACGGATGGCAACATTAGTTAGTAACTTCGGGAGAGATTACGATTTTGTTATTTTTGATACTCCTCCTTTGTCAGGAATAGCAGATGCTGCTGTTTTAAGTACTCTGACTGACGGTATCTTATTAGTTGTTCGTCCTGGAGTGGTTGACCTTAACAGTGCGAATTCAGCTAAAGAGTTTTTAACTCAGTCAGGTCAGAAGGTGTTAGGGATAGTCATCAATGGTGTGAATACTAAAAATGAACCTAATAATTATTTTTATGACACCAAAAAACGACAAATTGAACAAGATTTAGTATCTAGCAGCTTAACAAAATTTTCCAAAGAGCGTTAA
- a CDS encoding glycosyltransferase family 2 protein, translated as MDINQIKTSCLINNYNYAEFLSEAIDSALNQTVKFDEIIIVDDASTDNSAQVITKFTQLANVKSILKEKNQGQLSSFNEGFLAATGDIIFFLDADDIYEPQYLETTLKFYKGRSECDFLFCAYKKFGAVEGTFQSDAVDLDLGYSVIRTLYNGEWIGSITSTLSIRREIIRKFLPIPYIEDWRVRADDCLIWGASLVGAKKFYLSKPLVMYRIHQNNQYHNNKSLNIDNNYEYKRFWKRNSLFNYILQKNNFSSPLFLAFTSLNELKTIPCPKFKDFILYLKIIFLFEHTYFWKIKGIVLLFSYFFQTLMSGKLKVLEVINNVKPYINIRCFIR; from the coding sequence ATGGATATAAATCAAATCAAAACATCTTGTTTAATTAATAACTACAATTACGCTGAATTTTTATCAGAGGCAATTGATAGCGCTTTAAATCAAACAGTTAAATTTGATGAAATTATTATTGTTGATGACGCATCCACAGATAATTCTGCGCAAGTCATCACTAAATTTACTCAATTAGCTAATGTTAAATCTATCTTGAAAGAAAAAAATCAAGGACAATTATCATCCTTTAACGAAGGATTTTTAGCTGCAACTGGGGACATTATCTTTTTTTTAGATGCCGATGATATTTATGAACCTCAATATTTAGAAACCACCTTAAAGTTTTATAAGGGACGTAGTGAATGTGATTTTCTATTTTGTGCGTATAAAAAATTTGGAGCAGTAGAAGGAACGTTTCAAAGTGATGCAGTTGATTTAGATTTGGGTTATTCAGTAATCAGAACTTTATATAATGGTGAATGGATTGGTTCCATAACTTCAACATTATCAATACGTAGAGAAATAATCAGAAAATTTTTACCTATTCCATATATAGAAGATTGGCGTGTAAGGGCTGATGACTGTCTGATCTGGGGAGCTTCTTTGGTAGGAGCTAAAAAGTTTTATCTGTCTAAACCTTTAGTAATGTATAGAATCCATCAAAATAACCAGTATCATAATAATAAATCTTTAAATATAGACAACAACTATGAATATAAGAGGTTCTGGAAACGCAATTCCCTATTTAATTACATTCTGCAAAAAAATAATTTTAGTTCCCCATTATTCTTGGCTTTCACATCTCTCAATGAGTTAAAAACAATCCCCTGTCCAAAATTTAAAGATTTTATTTTATATTTGAAAATAATATTTTTGTTTGAGCATACTTATTTTTGGAAAATCAAGGGCATAGTGTTATTATTTAGCTATTTTTTTCAAACTTTGATGAGTGGTAAGTTAAAAGTCTTAGAGGTGATAAATAATGTAAAACCATACATAAATATACGTTGTTTTATCCGTTAA